TTGTTTCGAGACGCTTCCCACTCTTCTCACACCGTGGGGGCTTCGTCTTTCGGTGCGTGATCGTCAACGAACCTCTGCGAATCGATGACCCAAAACAAATCATTTGTCTATTCCGTCACCGATCAAAAACTCAGTTTTCCCCCTTTATTAAAACGCTTCTAAAAACGTGTGAAAAGTTCGACAACGAATTTTATCTCGTCACTGACCACGACTCGAGGTTCCCCAAttagaaaattttctaaattctatccGGCAGGTGACTTTTTTGGCGAAATTTCGGAATACATCCGCGAGTATGCAAGAACAATTCTGCAGTACATAAATAAGGTTCACGGGCAATTAGACGCGTTAATTCAAAAATCGCTTCGAGTCATTACGTTGATCGGTTCAGCGCGTGCCAACCAGAATCCATCGCAGGATACGTGTCCGGATGAGGCGTTgtagaagaaagaaaaaaaaaaaaaaaaaaaaaatgcggaTTAATAAGCGCGGACACGGGTGAAGCGTTTTCGCTAATAAAGCACACCTTACGTGCACTTTATCGACTCATATTTTTCCGAGAAACCCAAAGAAATGTATTCACAATGCCGAACATCGATGCCGCGTTTTGAGAAGGTTGAAAATCAGccgtttttattgataattataTACTAACGAGGCTCCTTTGAGATCGTGAATTATATTATTCCGGCAAAGcgtgatttttttaaagatcGTTATGAAATATCCGATCCTCGGCATCCGTGAAATATTCTGCAAGCCTTTTGTGGCTGTAAGTAACAGCTGTTTATGAGCTGCGAGATCGTCCAGCCATGTCTCACTTCCTAGACTTGAGCAAGGGAAATAAAAGACGTGGCGTGGCCACAAAGACGTGTCTTATCACAGCACGATATGGGAAGGGTGTGAAAAAGGCTGTACGCttggaaaatttgatggaaaaaagtggcaagaaaaaaaatcgcatcgcaGCGTCAGAAAAGTTGGCGAGTGTACGGTTTTTTCTTCCCAACACAACAACAAGAAAAGCCTTCCCGTTAGATTCAGCGCAGAGCCTTAACGCGATGCATCAAATTATGGGTATTAGCTAAGTCCGACCGCTCGTAACAGCACTTTGATAAATGATGTCATTTATTGAACTATGATTCAAGGCGCGAGCGCCGCGTCCAAGAACCAGGAAGAAATTCGTAGCAAATGTTTCTTCGAACGGTCGTTTTCCTGCAATGTTttgtttcttaatatttatttctaaGCGCGGTGTGTCTCGAGAACGACGATAAGTCAGCGAAACTGCAACGAACATTGAAATCGTTGAAGTTCTCTTTTCGTCGGTTCAATCATTTTAGCTGAGCTAGTGTAATTGTGCCTGGAATTTGTGAGACTCGGTCGCCTCCGCATTGACGAAATAAACGCGACAAGAAACGTTCCTGTCAGTGGGTCAACGTCATTGTCAACGTGCACTGACCGACCCTGGTCAAGTGGAgtttaaaaaaacgtgatcTTTGTCCGGGCGCTCTCCACTGCCACGGAAACCCTTTGACCCGAATTTTACGAATTGGATCCAGCCGGGAGTTCGATACAAGAGATTTATGTATGCGTATGGTACAGTTTCTTCGGCGCGTCTTTCCACCTTGCCGATTATTCGCTCTTCAACCTTATCTTTGGCCTGGGACGCGCTAATGGCCATGGTAATCGACGTTTCGAGCAAGCGAGATACAAGCGAGCTGattcatgaaagaaaaaaggaagcaaTATCGAGGATACGAGGCGATGTTTTATGCTAAGTACCCGATCGTCGCCCAAATCACGAAACGTTGGTACTTAATAATGAACACGCTCGCGATGTCATCAGCTCGTCTCTTCAATGGcgttttctttgctttttttattctttcgatCTTCAACAATAAGGTGAGAAACCTCGTCGGTTGGTCGTGTTTATCCCTTCTACGTAGcgcgattcttttttttttctttgcaacaAAATAACGACAATAACGAGGTCTGGTGCGGATCCTTTAAAAGCCGAACTCTTGAGCCGCTGGCGTTTCAGTCGAGCCTCGTAAATCGTCgtgtaattcattttttgggaCACGACTCACAAAGCATGGGGCCGATCAATGTGCCTCGGTTTATTATTCTCGATACATTGTCAAAACGGAATCCTCTTGATTGGTGGATGCAGGTTCGCGATTATTGTGCTTTTTTATTCGACCCTTTTCTCCAATTAAAGTCCTTCGATTGTTTCGCGTGAAATATATTCGACAGTAATATAATAATTGGGAAACTGTGGAATTTTAAGGTGGCTCGAACATTAAACCATTTGCTTAAGAAAGTCTTTAAATTTACACAGAATTTAAATGGCTTGTCGACCGACGCgcacatcaaattttaaagggtttgtctcattggttattgagataagcGTGCTTAagcacgaagaaaaatacacagggttatagccacataacgaatgaaagcttcttacgaagtttacgaAAAACGTACGCAATAACTGTCtctttattaacacttttttttattcattttcctttgtgttttcccttcgcCCTCtctaaaacgatttttaacataaaaactgtactattttagccagggacgaataaaatttcgggttcagtgagtgatgaatttatttaatggctagtaatttcattcgtcaaataatcagttggaaaaatttatctacaattttgaataaatgactccgacattaatttagagtgttaatatatttgattggggagtaaaaatcgatcgaatttgtACACCCGTAAAATACGATCCCTCGGGCATGATCCGCGTTAAGCAAAAGTATACGAGTAGAAATTCCATTTGTCCCAACAGTTTTGACCGCGTTTTGGATTCACTTTATTCGTAGTTGCTCTTGTAATTTATCGTTTCGAATAACGCTTTCGATATTCATGGTGTCGAATTTTAACAATTCAGGTAACGCTCGTTTCTCTGACGACTCTATTCGTCTCTGTGAAACTCGATGGAATAACAGCAACGGGTTACGACTCCTTCGGAACTTCGAACAAGCCTGACGCGGTGCTGATCAATTTTTCGCCTCGAGTGAATTCTTCGAAAACTCCGAGGCATTTGTACCTTCCGAACGGAGACGATCAGCATCCGTTTGTTCCGGAAGTAATCGACAATCGCGTGAGATTAACGAACAGTGGATTCCGGCCTTTCGTACCGTCGACTTCTTCCTTCGCCGTAAACGCCTCACCGGATGCTCCGCTACGAACTCATCCGTCGGCACCGACCGAAAGCCCCTTCCGAAACAATTTCTTCCGTCCTAATACATCGCCGAGAAGTTCTACCTCCAGTTTCGCCGGATTCACCGGAATATCAGGAGTCTCGCAGATCGATCCCGTGCCCAAAGAATTCAGCGATTTCTATGTCCAGGTGAACTCGATGTCGTGCCTGAACAGCGGTGATGATCTTTTCTTCCGAGTTTCAATGAGACCCCCTCGAGTCACCGAGCGACCGATTATCGACGGAGTTGTCGCTGACGCCTGTCGCATCGAGAGAATCAACGACGAATACAGGATCAACTTTGGACATGAGTTATTCTGGGCTTGCGGCGTTCACGAGTGCTCCAACGATCGCGAACGTTATTACTGCTTGAACGTCCGTTTTCCGGCCATTTCCGGCCTCAGGCTTAAAGAAGATCATAAAGTCACTTTGAGATGCAAGACTCAGGATAAAACCGCCTCGCACATGAAACAGGTCAACGTTAAAACTCTGGATACGTGAGTTATTGAAAACAGTTTTATTAGctgatgaaactttttttaagggctttcgtattttttatgtGGAGACTTGGAAAGCCTCATTTCTCggtcttcctttttttttggaaagtgCTTTGAATTGAACAACTTCCAAAATTCAAGACGCACGAAcccatttgaataaaaagaactAACGATTCCACGCTTGAGAATCGCTCAATTTTTAAGTCAGTGATTTCGACGTTTGATCAACAATCGACACCACTCAGACCTGGAATATCTTAAACTCATATTATCTACACGAAAAAATAAGCCTCCATTTTAATAATTCACTTCATGTTTGTTTTGCTCATTTGTGAAAAAGTCACATGATCAAATTTTCCATTGCTCGACTTCTGTACCTTCTCGCAGACCtcatttaccattttttttttttttttttttaattaccatTAATAATGAAATGGAGTAATCGAAATAAGTAACAATTTTTCCTGAGTGGAATTAACTTTATACGTAGATCAGGCAGAAACACGCCGAAGGTAGAAACGGGTGgttacaaaaatgttttcgagaCGGAAGTTGGCCTCTACCGGAAGACGTTCGGCTCGGGTCATTTGTTCGATGCTAAAATACAACCGGGAGGAACCGTTATTCTCGGAGAGGAAGTTTTGTTGCGAGCTTTGGTGAGAGAAGGGGACGGTATgtaaattttatgttttccTTCTAAGTTTAATTACTTCCTGAAGTCCAATCGAAATTAGGATTCCATgacgcgtaattaattcttatTGTCATAA
This sequence is a window from Venturia canescens isolate UGA chromosome 8, ASM1945775v1, whole genome shotgun sequence. Protein-coding genes within it:
- the LOC122414664 gene encoding uncharacterized protein; its protein translation is MGPINVPRFIILDTLSKRNPLDWWMQVTLVSLTTLFVSVKLDGITATGYDSFGTSNKPDAVLINFSPRVNSSKTPRHLYLPNGDDQHPFVPEVIDNRVRLTNSGFRPFVPSTSSFAVNASPDAPLRTHPSAPTESPFRNNFFRPNTSPRSSTSSFAGFTGISGVSQIDPVPKEFSDFYVQVNSMSCLNSGDDLFFRVSMRPPRVTERPIIDGVVADACRIERINDEYRINFGHELFWACGVHECSNDRERYYCLNVRFPAISGLRLKEDHKVTLRCKTQDKTASHMKQVNVKTLDTSGRNTPKVETGGYKNVFETEVGLYRKTFGSGHLFDAKIQPGGTVILGEEVLLRALVREGDGWRYSRISDVTVHYVEKASRTKIMNSLWILDANGCLNPQVKEICSREQYRVSPLETYLMFEAFMFDNMKATDEMVMNVRITGCLDGADCALHCPAGHSRRVRSLENKGTQNETIDWSNDITFRVVLPEDPVVKSSPKSIDTHLVLPYILSAIVLITIIALLATIKIFKRQRVNKI